ACCCAATATGATTTTGATTGCAGTTATTATATAGCCCTGTTTTCCATCAATTGCTTAGCAATTGTATAGCCGGCAAAATACGACGGTGCCGAGGTATTTCCATCGACCGGAAACGGAAAGATTGATGCATCCGCAACAATCAGGCCCTGTACGCCATGTACTCTTCCATACTGGTCGACCACGCCTCTCTGATTAAGCGGCGCCATCCGTAGAGAACATTGTTGGTGATGGTTGTGTGCAAAATCGGACCGGATAAAATTTTCAAGCTGTTCGTCATCATCAATAACTTCTATAGCAGGAGACAGCAGCTGATAAGCCGGATCTATCAAAGAAAGATGGATAGCGATATTTTTGATATAGTTTCTGTAAATAGCCTTGGTAACTTCCATATCGGCAGGGTTTTCAAGAAGCCCCTCGTTTGCAAGCACGATTTTCAGCGGATCGTTACTCTGTATCCGAATGGACCCACGGCTTTCAGGTAATAAGTCCTGAATGACAATCGTTAGTATTTCATGTGAATAAGACCCTATGAGCTGTATACGGCGGTGGTCCTTGCTGCTGCCTTCAAGAGGATTGGGCAAAAACGCACCCCCGGCATATAATGCGTTGGGTTCTTCCAGCATTTCCGAAATATTATCGCTGTTGACTGTGAAAAATGAGAAATTCAATGTGTGATTTGTCAGGTTCTTACCCACATTAGGATTATCAAAGATAATAGGTATCCCTGCTCTTTTAAGATCGGCAGAAGGCCCGATGCCTGAGAGCAATAAAAGCTGGGTGCTATTAATGCCTGCCGATACAATAATCTTTTTACGTGCAGATGCCTGCAGGCATCTGCCTTCATATAAAAACTCAATACCGGCAGCCCTGCGATTGCCTTTAAATCTAATACGCAGTGCCGTCGACTTATAAAGCACCCTCAGCTTTCGCCCGTTTATGCCAAAGCCGTCTGGGGTCATCACATCGGATGAAAAAAATGCGGTAGAGGAACTTTCCCGAAATCCGTCGGGCGTTTGATATAATTGCCATTGAGTAAAGGCACCCATAGGCGTTTGCGGATTATTGTAATCAAGTATTCGACTCAAGCCGGTGGCACGTTCCGTGGCGAGCGCTAGTTTTTCCGTCATTGCAGGGATATGAATGGGCATCTGCCTGATTGCAATCCGTCCATCATAACCACGAGTGTCAGAATTATCTGTGTTCCCATTATAATTCTCTAATTGAGTAAAGCTTTCAGTCGCTTTCAAAGGGCCCCATTGAGGGCCTAAAAGATTTTCCCATTGCCTGAGTGCATGGGGCGTCGGCCGTACATATTGCTGTCCGTTAACAGAAGAACCGCCGCCAGACAATCTTCCCGTTGTCCAGTCAAATATTCTGTTTTCCACGCTCTGCTGCGGAACTCCGAAACCTTGCCAAAAATACTGCGGATAAAGATCGGCCATATTTGTGGCTGGTTCTCTCACTAATTTATCTTGATCGTTATTTTCTCCCGCTTCTAACACAAGAACGGAGTCTCTTCTATTATCTGAGAGTAATTTTGCTATAACAGCACCGGCAGGGCCTGTGCCCACTATAATGTAATCAAAAATCATATTTGAAGAATACGGCAAAGAGTTTCTCATTAAAACACCTCCATTTAATCCAATATATGCAACTATAAAACCTACGGAGATAGAATCAAATTAAAAAGATGTTGGTATAAAATGCAGGTGTTAAACAATTCTTTCCAAAATTAGTTGAAATATTCTCAGCGCTTATTCAATTGATTTTTAGCAAAGGGTTAGAAGTTACTCAATGCTCTTAAAATCTGCTCAATATGTTTTAATAAGAAAAACTCTAAATTTAAACTGAAATGAAGGCTAAAAGTATTCGTTCTTGATGGCAGAGTATGTCTTCAAGGAGAATAGCTACCATCAAAAGCAAAGAATGCTTATGTATATCCTTTAGCTGTCTTAAATGTTGTAATAGTCAAAAAACTTATAAGTATTATGCGAAGACGAATTTGGAAATTAAAAATATCAATGTGGATTTATAAAGCGCAAACTTGTACATTATATGTAAGTACAAAAAAGTCATGTAGGGTTTTTATAGTATCGATTTGTTTATAAGATTTTAGAAAATAGATTGTATGCTTTAGCAACAGATGGTTAATGCATATACAATGCTTATTTGCGTAATGTGCTGTGATGTGTATAAATATATAAATAAAAAATAATTAAATTTAAGCAGTAATGAGATTAAAGACGTTTCTCTGTTAAGCAGTCATCTAAATTTAAAAGAGACAGTTATTAGAAAAAATTATATGTTTGATGGCCATGCTTTTTAAAAGAGAAGAGTAGGGCTTATTCATGATGAACATTGATAAAAACATCTAAATAATTCCTAAATAAAGGATAGTAAAAAGAGATGAAATCTTGGAACTTAATATTCTTTCTAATTTCTATTCATTAGTAATATTAAGGGCTAAATAGCTGAGCGTGATACCACGGATATAGTTTTCAAGTTCCTCACAGTGTCCTTCTCCGGCCAGTGTCATCAGGGTGCGTAAGTGATGGCGGAAGTCATGGCGCAGCTTTGCACTTTCTTCCACCTTCTGATTCATCTGCCGCAGATGCTCCACCTGCATGGTAAGCTGTCGTTTCATCTGCCGCTGTTCCTCGGCGTATACAAGGCTGTGGCGGTAACCCATGGTAATATCATACCCCAGCACCACTCCGGTTGCGATGACAAGGCTTAAGCTGCCCCATTCCTGAAACCAGCCGCTAAGGATTGGCTCGTAGTTTGGGAGAAGGCGGTCCCAGACAAAAGCGCAGGCATAGATGATATCTGCATAGAGCAGTATGGTCGCTTTTTCTATCGTACGGCGTACCGCCATAGCGGCGGTAAACAGAAGATAAATAGCGGTAAGCAGCTTGAAACCGAAAACCAGATTGGAAAAGGCAAGCATCACCGGCAGTGTAAGATGCGCAGCAAATACCCCGTAAAGAAGCACCAACATACAGACAACTCCGGAGGCGGCACCGCTGATTACCTGCATAGTTCTTTTTGTGTCGCAGATGCGATTGTGGAGAATGATCACAAGCAGCGTTACCAGATATCCGCTGACCAGTTCTACCGTGTACCACGGCTGGATCGGCAGCGGAAGAATACCATGCACCACGCTGTAGGAAGTAAATACTGCGGTCGAAAGGCACAAAAGAAAAAAGAGCCAGATATTGTTCCCACGGCGGGTACGGATGGCAAGATAAAAGCTAAAAATGGCAAGCATCAATGTTACCGTGACCAAAATCAGGCAAATCCCGAACCGCAGTCCCCGGATGGTGTAAGTATTCAGAGGTTCGCCAAAGGAAGGCGGATAAACAAGACCGCTGTATAAAAAGGAGTGGTCACTGACCGCAAGCAGAAGTGTCACCTTGCCGGAAGCTTCAAAGGTAATGACACGGCATTGGGTCTGGTCCTGATAATCGTCTGGCTCCGGTTCGCCCATTTGCAGCTTCAGTTTATCATCAATGTAAAACCGGTAAGCGGAATAGATTTCAGGCAGTTCAATGGCATAGGTATGTTCCTCCTCCGGCAGGTACAGTGTTAAGGCATAGCTGGCGCTTCCATGAGGGGAGCGGCGGGAGTCGCCCATGGCAAAATTAGACTGTTCTCCAATGGACAGGTACTGATAATTGTCACCCTGTTGTATTAAGGTTTCCGGTGTCAGCAGGCGGTCTGCATAGAAACGCCAGCCGTCCCGCAGATAGCGGATGGGTGTGTCTGTCCAGTCTGCTTCTGAAACATACAGCGCACCGTTAATGGCCTGAGGTGCTGCCTTTGTGTACTTATTGTCAAAGTGGTATAGGGCAAGAAACAGAGCGGAGGAAAGGGCAACCATCAGAAGCAGCGCCAAAGATCGCCGTAATACAAAAGGTTTTTTATCCATGGCGTTTCCTCCTGAAAAGTGTAATTCCTCCCGCAGCTAAAAGCAAGCCGCCAGATACGGGAAGCAGAGGCGATGTACTTTTCCCAGTCTCCTGTGTATTTGATAGTTCTGTAATGGTATAAGTTCCTGCCGTATCTGCTGCAAAGCGCAGAAGTTCCCCGTCATAGGAAACATCTGTAATATGTTCCCCAGCTTCATTTTGAATGGTGATATCAGTCTGTTCCGACTTCGGCATGTATCGAAGCCGCAATACTGTTCCCGAAAGCTGCGTAACCGGTTTGCCTGAAACCTCCACTGCAAGCACAATCTGATTGCTTTCCGGCTGGGTCAGCATAACAGTCAGAGTATCCGCATCCGACAGGTTCAGTGCTAAAAGCAGCTTGCTTGGAATACTGACGGTTACATCGCCGGAACCAAATACGACGCTTTCTTCCTCTTTACAGAGATCCTTTAGACGCAGACCGGAAATGACCGTTTGGGTCGGAGAATAGGATTCTGTAACAGTGGTAGATACCTGAGATTCTAAGCTTTTCTCCGACTGTGTAGTGTTATCGTCCGGTACTGGGCTGCCTACTGTTTGGGTACTGTCCTTCGGTTTGGGTACTGTATCGTTTTTTTGCTCAACAGAAGTACTCTCTGCTTCCCGTGAAAAGAAAGCATCGGAAAACACTGGTACCGCTGATTCAGTCGGAGTGGCAGGAGTCACGGCTGTCGGTTTCTCTGTTACAGGAACCTGAGCCTGTGAATTGCCTTCGCTGTTATGACTGTCATTACTTTGAGAGTCACTGGGTGATTGTGGCGCAGATGGAGACGGCTCATCTTCATCTGTTGAGGAATTCTGTCCTCCCTGCGGTTTCTGTTGTTCTCCTGATGAGGATGAATCCTGTGAGGGCTCATCTGTATCTGAGGAGGAATCGCTCGTATCAGGTGAATCATTATTATTACCTGAATTGTTATCCTCATTGGAATTATTGGGCGGATTGGTTGGAGGTGGAGCAGGTTGTGTACCGGTTCCTGAACCTCCTCCATTTACATCGCCGCCATCTCGGTCACCACCGGAATAATCAAGAATACTAAGCTCCCCGTCATATTGAAAGGTCAGAACACCGGTCTGACCGCCGGGATAGGTCACCTTAAGCTCATAAGTGCTTCCATAGGTAAGTACTCGCTGAGAAAGCTGGAGACCATCGGAGACAGACAGAAAGCCATCATTTAGGCTTGCCCATTCTCCGCCATCTTGCCGTAGCCATACAGCAAACTCCTCCAGTTGTTTCTCCTGTGCGGCAGAAAGCACCCACGGAAAGCGCAGAAAGCCACGTCCCGCTACACAGCAGTTAATATCCGGCTTACCGGGAACCTGAATGGAAACCGCACAAAGCTGCCGGGGCAGAGAAACACCGTTTGCCAGAGTATACTCTGTTCCAAGGTCAGGTGATGTAAAAGCATAGTACACGCCTGCCGTGACAGTGTCTACGGCATCCAAAGACCATGCACCTGAGATTAAGTCATAGGGATTGCCATCTGCATCATAGCCGGTAAAGCCTGCGATGGTATCGGCAAACCAATTGGAAAGCTCCTCCTGCGTGGTTCCTACGGGGAATGCCACGGCATCTGTCCGGTAGGGTTCATCAAAGCTGGTCAGAGTGATTGCAGCAGGCGTTACGGTAAGTAGCGGAGCAGTTACCTGTACAGAAACGGCGACCGTATTTTCTAGTCCTTCGGAAAGCGTTGCTCCGGCTGGAATGGAAATGTTTCCAATCACAGTGTAAGTACCGGGTGTCTCTGCATCCACTGTGCTGAAATCCCATGCAACAGACAATGTAAGCGGATAGGAAGAACCATCCTTTTCTGCTGTGGTGGGAATGCTGATAGAATCCAGTTCATTCTGTAACTGCGTAAAGTCGGTATCGCCGTAATCCGTATTGAACGTACTTGTGAAAGCATCTGGGGTAGTATAGGAAATGATACTGCCGGTATAGTCAAAGGTGTCAGGAATGGCACTGTCTTCAGTTCCGCCCGCTCTGACAGTGCTGTCGCCTGTACCTCTGGTTTCATCACCATCTGTGACCATATCTGCATCGGAAGGAGTCGTGGTGTCTATGCTGTCATCCGAAACAGAACCGCTGCCGTAATCGGTAACAGTATCTGTGGTTTCGGCAGGTACAACCGGTTCCACTGCCGCCAGTACAGGCGGTGCAAGTGCTGTACAAACCAGAAAAGCGGTTAAAATCAGTGCAAGTATCTGCTTCATATTCCCTCCCCCCGTAGCGAACCGGCGGAGAGACTCAGGCGCTGCCCTTGTACCTGCCGTTGCAGGCGACGGCTGACCGGCAGCTGCTCCCCGTTTTTCAGGATAAGATAATCGCTGCCAAGCTCCCGCACTTCCTTTAGGTTGATTACAATACCCTTAAAGCAGGACATAAACTGCGGATAGGAGCAAAGCTTATCGGAAAGCTCCGAGAAGCTGCCGGATACCGGAACGAGACAGTCCTTTAAATGGATACAAGCAAAGCGGTTCTGATAATCCGCATAGAGAATCCTGTCCAGCGTGATTTCCAGCAGCTGATTCCTTGTGGTAACCGTGATGGAGGGAACGCTCTGCGGCTCTGCAATCTTGCAATAGTGCAGTGCCCTTGAGAGTTTGTCCAATGTGGCTGGTTTTACGATGTAATCCGCAGCACGGACATCGTAGCTTTTTACACCAAATTCTGAGCTGGTGGTAAGGAAAATAAGATTGAGATTCTCGTCCAGCTGTCGCAGCTTCAAGGCGCAGTCCACGCCGTTTTCGTTGTTCAGATAAATATCCATAAAGACAACATCATAGCTGCCCGGTATGTAATCGGCAAGTAATTCCCTGCCACTGTGGAATTCTGTAATTTTCATTGGTTGATGCTGATTGGTTTCATATTGCTTCAAAAGGTTGCGGAGTATTTCACACTCAGTAGCCATATCATCTACGATTGCCGCATTCATTTGAAATTCCTCCTTCTGTACATAATTATCCAATTAACATTATACCATATATTTCAGGAAAAAAATAACCGCTTGTGCAGATTTTCGACCGCTTGATCATAACCCATTGAAAAACAATTGACAAAATGCTACCCTAATAAAAACTACCAGACTTCCTGAAAAAGGGGGTCTCGGTAGTTTTTTAATTTCCAAAAAGGGAAAGGAGGACTCTATTTTGAATGTGGCGTTATGCGGTGTAGATGAGAAAACCGCCTGTGAACTGGAACGATACGGTGAATACCGTATTCTGCGTTTTTCTGACGAGCCGGAACGGCGCGGTGATGTAAAGCTGGCCTATTATCTGCGGGACGGTCCCCGTGTGTCGCTTACCGTTGTGGGCTATCCCGGAGCCGAGGGGCTTTCCGCCTGTGATTATCTTCGGGCGCAGAGCCGTGCGCTGCCCATCATTTGGCTGTGTAACCGGCGGGAATTTGAATCGGAAGCAAAGCGGCTGAATGTCTGTTTTTGCAGCACCGGCCCACCCGGAAAGAAGAACCTTTTTGCAATGCTGATGCATGTCGGCTTTTTGTCCAGTACCGAATTGGATGTTTGCAGCGGCAGATAAGCAAAAGGAAACAAGAAAGAACGAATAACAAACAATGCCGCTTCAAAAGAAGGGCATTGAGCATGGAGGTATTTATGGAAATACAACAAATGGCGGAGCGCATCACCAGTGTTTCCGCCCGAAAAAAGGCAAAGCGGCTGCTGGCGGCATCGCTGGCTGTGCTGATGATCAATCCGGTTACCGGCTATGGCGTTGCGGCCCAGGCGAGGGAATCGGAAATCATCACGGCCTTTGTGGAGCTGCCCGGAGAGATTACTGCCCAGCAGCTGGAGGTAGGCGCGGCGGAATCGGGAATCCGACTGCCGGATACGCTGGATGTGACAGTCCGTGTTGCGGCGACAGACACCGCTGACGGCAATGAGGAAGCAGCTCAGTCCGAGCGAAGCACTACGGAAGAACCGGCGGCAGATGAAAATTCATCCGGGGATGCGTCAGTTTCTGGAAATGAATCGGTTGAGCCTGAAAATCAGGACAACAGTACAGCGGATAGTCTCGCTACAGGCAGTGAAGCCGAGCTTATTTTGGACAGCGGCGCAGAACCTGTTCCGGGTAACAGTAGCGCTGACCCGTCTGTAGAAACCACCACCGGCTCCGCCACCATCACAAATTTAGACGATGCGGATACCGAGCAGACAGAACCCGAAGCATTCACCTCGGAAGAGCGGACGCTGGTGGGCATCACATGGCAAATCAATGCGGATAACAGCACTTCCCAATCCTTTGATTCCAGTGAAAACGGCGCGTACTATACCTATGTGCCTGTTTTGCCGGAGGGTTATACCCTCGCGGACGGCGTGAGCTTGCCGGAAATCAACGTGCTGATTGGCAGCGCTATGATGATGCGTACATTATCTGGCGATTCGCCAATTTCCATCGGCGGCACAGCCGTTGAGACTGACGACTGGTACGCCCTCACGGACGAAAGCGGTACGGTAAGCACCGCGGACGCGAACGCGGACAATTGGAATGTCCATGTGACGAAAGACGATACCGATACAACCGTTACCGTGACACTAAAGGATGCCACCATTGCAAACAATTCTTATTCTACCCATGCCATTGATGTCAGCGGGTATGATTTAGAGATTGTATTGGAAGGCACAAGCAACCGAATCGGAACAGGTACCACGAACGACAACGGCTATGCCGTATATAACAGAACTGACGGTAAGGATATCACCATTGGCGGCGCCGGGGATTTAACCCTGATGGGCTATTATGGCATATCCATCAACGGAACAGGCAACGTGGCCGTTGAAGTTGACGGCAGTCTGACCGTTCAATCCCAATGGCAAATGATCAGCTGCGGAGGGCAGCTTGATGTAACCGCAAAAAGTATCACTATGAATGGATATTACATTAATTGCGGTAACGGCGGCGTAAGCCTTGTTGCCGAGGACGGAGATGTCAATATCAACGGCACCGGGGATTATGGTATCAAAGTTGATTCTGACATTTTGATATCCGTTCCAGAAGGTGCGATTTCCATAAGCGGCGAGAAATATTCCTTGTATACGTCGGCAGGCACCCAAATTTCTGTTTACGCGAAAAACGACGTTTCCCTGACGGAATGTGTGCAAGGGGGTGACGGAATCGAGTCACAGATTACCCTCACATCGCAAACTGGGGACATCACCGTCAACAGCGAAGATTATCAAGCCATTGCCGGCGCCAAAACGTATCTGGGGCTTTCAGCGCCAGAGGGGGATATTACGCTGACGGCGGAATCCTTAGGTCACAATGTGATTGCCGGAAGCAGTTATGAACTGAGCATTCTCGCGCGCGGCACGCTGGACGTGCAAGGGCAAGACGGTATTACTGGCTTCAGCACGGCGAATATCAAGGCGGAAAAGGTCAATATTGCCGCCACCGGCGACGGATATGGCATGAGCGGCGAAATCGTGTCCGTTACCAACCCCGAGGGCGGAAACTGCACGGATATCAGCATTTCCGGTGGGGGCGGCAGCCGGAATGCGCTTAACACGGGAGATCTTACCCTCAAGGCGGATAGGGTGATTGTCGCCGTCGCAAGCAACGCATCCTCCGCCATTTCTGCATACGGCGATGTCAGCATCGGCGACGCGGGAATGATTATCGGAGGAACGATCGCTTCCGGCACAACAACCATTGCGGACGGTGTTCTGCAGGTGCAGGCGTCCGGCCCTGACGCGTCAAGCGGTCTGGATTTAAAAACCAATACGCCTGTTTATTCCACCTATTACAAGGCAGGGAACGGCTATGCGCTGTTTACACCGGCGCAGGATGATACGCCCGCCGTGCTGACGCTGCACAACGCGGAAATCGAAAACAATGACACTCCTCTGCAGCTGGTCGCGGATACAACCATTAAGCTGGAAGGCACGAACTATTTGACCAACACAAATACAACAAACGGCACGGTAGGGATTCGTGCAAGCGGGACTGACGGCGCTTCTCACTCAGTTACCTTCCAAGGCGGTAATGACGATTCGCTGTACGTTTCCGCATGGCAATGCACCTCAGGCATTGAGGAGATGACTATTTCCGGCGGAAAAGTCACTGTGTACGGCAGCTGCTATGGAATAACTGACACCGGGAATGTGCTGCTGGAAAACGGCGCACAGGTATCCGTTACAGGCGGAGAAGACGGCGATGCGCTTTCGCTTGGTTTTCTTGAAGATGACGAATATGAGAGTGCCGCAAGGAACCTCACCATCAGCGGTGGAAGCTCCCTTGCCGCCTACGGCTATGTCATGATTCCCGGCAATTTAATAATGAGCGGCGAAAGCTCATCATATACCGCCGAAGAGGAACGTAGCGTTGTTTTAGGCGACCTGACAATTGGCAACGGAAGCACTTTGACCGTTCAGTCGGGCAGTGAGTTTAATGTGCGAAATTCCTCCTCCGCTGTTACCAACGAGGGAACCCTCATCAACAACGGCATACTTCTGCTGCCTTACGAATACAACGCCGCTAAAGTCGCGGCATTGAACATCACCGGTAGCGGCGTTGTCAAGCTGTACTCCATGGGCGAATTCCCTGAGGACGACCGCTACAAGGTCTATGTAAACGGCGAATTTTACGCGGACGGCGGAGAGCTGAATGCTCAAGGCTCATTGAATCTTATCGACCCGCCTGAGGAAGCCACCTATTATAAATCGTCGGCAGACGACGCATATATCATTTACACCCCGTCATCCGGCAGTGCAGACGCCGTTGTGACGTTGCACGGCATGAATAATACAGGTTATCTGCAAGGCGGCATTGTTCTGCCAAATGCACCGGTTACCATTCGTGTGGAGGGAAATAATGAAATAATCTGGATAAGCGTTTCGGAAGCTGTTCACATTACCGGAAGCGGACACATTACCGGAAGAATTGAAAACGCTTCCTCCTCCGCCGAGCTGACCATCGACAGCGGCGTGATTGCGAACGTCATGTATTCGACAACGACAGGCGGCGTTATCACGAATACAGTGTACGGCAATTATTTGACTAATGATGTTTATGTAACTGCAACCGATAAGCTGGTACTGATGCCCGGCACGGTTTTGACCGTGAATGCCGGATATGGGGAACTTGCTTTCAGCGAGGGAGCCAGCCTTTCTGATATGGGCATCGGAACAGGCGCGTCCATCGTGAATAATAACTACATCACTCTGCCTAAGGGTACAACAGCGGCGCAGATTGCGGTACTGCCCCTTTCCGGCAGCGGCGTTGTGCGGGTTGCGACGGCATATGATGATGGTTCGCCTTCCGCATGGGACACCTACACCAACGACGGCGTAGCCGTGAAACAAATCGGCGATGGGGGTTCTGGTCTTGACCTGACAAGCGGCGACCACAGCGGCAAAACCGTAGCAAACGACGGCTATGCTTGGAACACCGACAGCAAAACATTAACCCTTGGTAACGCCTACATTGCCGGAAATCTGACGCTGCCTGCCGGAGCAATTGTCAACACGACTGCCGCTGCAATAATAAGCGAACGGCTTGAG
This is a stretch of genomic DNA from Anaeropeptidivorans aminofermentans. It encodes these proteins:
- a CDS encoding GMC family oxidoreductase translates to MRNSLPYSSNMIFDYIIVGTGPAGAVIAKLLSDNRRDSVLVLEAGENNDQDKLVREPATNMADLYPQYFWQGFGVPQQSVENRIFDWTTGRLSGGGSSVNGQQYVRPTPHALRQWENLLGPQWGPLKATESFTQLENYNGNTDNSDTRGYDGRIAIRQMPIHIPAMTEKLALATERATGLSRILDYNNPQTPMGAFTQWQLYQTPDGFRESSSTAFFSSDVMTPDGFGINGRKLRVLYKSTALRIRFKGNRRAAGIEFLYEGRCLQASARKKIIVSAGINSTQLLLLSGIGPSADLKRAGIPIIFDNPNVGKNLTNHTLNFSFFTVNSDNISEMLEEPNALYAGGAFLPNPLEGSSKDHRRIQLIGSYSHEILTIVIQDLLPESRGSIRIQSNDPLKIVLANEGLLENPADMEVTKAIYRNYIKNIAIHLSLIDPAYQLLSPAIEVIDDDEQLENFIRSDFAHNHHQQCSLRMAPLNQRGVVDQYGRVHGVQGLIVADASIFPFPVDGNTSAPSYFAGYTIAKQLMENRAI
- a CDS encoding ATP-binding protein, whose translation is MDKKPFVLRRSLALLLMVALSSALFLALYHFDNKYTKAAPQAINGALYVSEADWTDTPIRYLRDGWRFYADRLLTPETLIQQGDNYQYLSIGEQSNFAMGDSRRSPHGSASYALTLYLPEEEHTYAIELPEIYSAYRFYIDDKLKLQMGEPEPDDYQDQTQCRVITFEASGKVTLLLAVSDHSFLYSGLVYPPSFGEPLNTYTIRGLRFGICLILVTVTLMLAIFSFYLAIRTRRGNNIWLFFLLCLSTAVFTSYSVVHGILPLPIQPWYTVELVSGYLVTLLVIILHNRICDTKRTMQVISGAASGVVCMLVLLYGVFAAHLTLPVMLAFSNLVFGFKLLTAIYLLFTAAMAVRRTIEKATILLYADIIYACAFVWDRLLPNYEPILSGWFQEWGSLSLVIATGVVLGYDITMGYRHSLVYAEEQRQMKRQLTMQVEHLRQMNQKVEESAKLRHDFRHHLRTLMTLAGEGHCEELENYIRGITLSYLALNITNE
- a CDS encoding LPXTG cell wall anchor domain-containing protein, with protein sequence MAFPVGTTQEELSNWFADTIAGFTGYDADGNPYDLISGAWSLDAVDTVTAGVYYAFTSPDLGTEYTLANGVSLPRQLCAVSIQVPGKPDINCCVAGRGFLRFPWVLSAAQEKQLEEFAVWLRQDGGEWASLNDGFLSVSDGLQLSQRVLTYGSTYELKVTYPGGQTGVLTFQYDGELSILDYSGGDRDGGDVNGGGSGTGTQPAPPPTNPPNNSNEDNNSGNNNDSPDTSDSSSDTDEPSQDSSSSGEQQKPQGGQNSSTDEDEPSPSAPQSPSDSQSNDSHNSEGNSQAQVPVTEKPTAVTPATPTESAVPVFSDAFFSREAESTSVEQKNDTVPKPKDSTQTVGSPVPDDNTTQSEKSLESQVSTTVTESYSPTQTVISGLRLKDLCKEEESVVFGSGDVTVSIPSKLLLALNLSDADTLTVMLTQPESNQIVLAVEVSGKPVTQLSGTVLRLRYMPKSEQTDITIQNEAGEHITDVSYDGELLRFAADTAGTYTITELSNTQETGKSTSPLLPVSGGLLLAAGGITLFRRKRHG
- a CDS encoding LytR/AlgR family response regulator transcription factor, whose protein sequence is MNAAIVDDMATECEILRNLLKQYETNQHQPMKITEFHSGRELLADYIPGSYDVVFMDIYLNNENGVDCALKLRQLDENLNLIFLTTSSEFGVKSYDVRAADYIVKPATLDKLSRALHYCKIAEPQSVPSITVTTRNQLLEITLDRILYADYQNRFACIHLKDCLVPVSGSFSELSDKLCSYPQFMSCFKGIVINLKEVRELGSDYLILKNGEQLPVSRRLQRQVQGQRLSLSAGSLRGEGI
- a CDS encoding response regulator is translated as MALCGVDEKTACELERYGEYRILRFSDEPERRGDVKLAYYLRDGPRVSLTVVGYPGAEGLSACDYLRAQSRALPIIWLCNRREFESEAKRLNVCFCSTGPPGKKNLFAMLMHVGFLSSTELDVCSGR
- a CDS encoding S-layer homology domain-containing protein, with protein sequence MEVFMEIQQMAERITSVSARKKAKRLLAASLAVLMINPVTGYGVAAQARESEIITAFVELPGEITAQQLEVGAAESGIRLPDTLDVTVRVAATDTADGNEEAAQSERSTTEEPAADENSSGDASVSGNESVEPENQDNSTADSLATGSEAELILDSGAEPVPGNSSADPSVETTTGSATITNLDDADTEQTEPEAFTSEERTLVGITWQINADNSTSQSFDSSENGAYYTYVPVLPEGYTLADGVSLPEINVLIGSAMMMRTLSGDSPISIGGTAVETDDWYALTDESGTVSTADANADNWNVHVTKDDTDTTVTVTLKDATIANNSYSTHAIDVSGYDLEIVLEGTSNRIGTGTTNDNGYAVYNRTDGKDITIGGAGDLTLMGYYGISINGTGNVAVEVDGSLTVQSQWQMISCGGQLDVTAKSITMNGYYINCGNGGVSLVAEDGDVNINGTGDYGIKVDSDILISVPEGAISISGEKYSLYTSAGTQISVYAKNDVSLTECVQGGDGIESQITLTSQTGDITVNSEDYQAIAGAKTYLGLSAPEGDITLTAESLGHNVIAGSSYELSILARGTLDVQGQDGITGFSTANIKAEKVNIAATGDGYGMSGEIVSVTNPEGGNCTDISISGGGGSRNALNTGDLTLKADRVIVAVASNASSAISAYGDVSIGDAGMIIGGTIASGTTTIADGVLQVQASGPDASSGLDLKTNTPVYSTYYKAGNGYALFTPAQDDTPAVLTLHNAEIENNDTPLQLVADTTIKLEGTNYLTNTNTTNGTVGIRASGTDGASHSVTFQGGNDDSLYVSAWQCTSGIEEMTISGGKVTVYGSCYGITDTGNVLLENGAQVSVTGGEDGDALSLGFLEDDEYESAARNLTISGGSSLAAYGYVMIPGNLIMSGESSSYTAEEERSVVLGDLTIGNGSTLTVQSGSEFNVRNSSSAVTNEGTLINNGILLLPYEYNAAKVAALNITGSGVVKLYSMGEFPEDDRYKVYVNGEFYADGGELNAQGSLNLIDPPEEATYYKSSADDAYIIYTPSSGSADAVVTLHGMNNTGYLQGGIVLPNAPVTIRVEGNNEIIWISVSEAVHITGSGHITGRIENASSSAELTIDSGVIANVMYSTTTGGVITNTVYGNYLTNDVYVTATDKLVLMPGTVLTVNAGYGELAFSEGASLSDMGIGTGASIVNNNYITLPKGTTAAQIAVLPLSGSGVVRVATAYDDGSPSAWDTYTNDGVAVKQIGDGGSGLDLTSGDHSGKTVANDGYAWNTDSKTLTLGNAYIAGNLTLPAGAIVNTTAAAIISERLEGESGVAMNITLGGTAPLTVGGGISGGANGDLVTVQGGAQVTVGGSVFLGASGGTDGTLTVTGAGTRLSVSSRYGYAVMCDTVNVGSGASMTANGDSIGVEALTGVNVTGGSTLTTNCEYGVYIIGGKLTVDDISKLITNATIAPFCIVDSTSNKSQSDVLGLAGVPSGTAVASVAGTQAKYWSLVATGGTLSVTDEGNTPVTLSGAKTGTLTFVKAATPGGNDDNEGGNNNNGGNDNGGSSSGGSSSDDSSSAVTTSEKKPDQPVIGSVNASGKVSDNHAVIIITDSMVKTAIEKAQADAKAQGKTANGIGAEVSLSVPGAKSFTIITERAALNRLVSTNVKLIQIAGLPVNISFDLASLKQQQAQGSGDITMMLKPVTFKNIRNAYDIALSTVKGGKTVNITSMGNGTAIISIPYTLGKGEAIGGLYAVSVDTKGNATRITGSTYDANSKSVIFTINHFSQYGIGYTAPAAKFTDIKAHWGKESIDYVVGRGLLSGPSETTFAPDTAMTRGMLVTALGRLANVDVKAYTTNSFTDVTLGSTCQPYIEWAYKKGIVQGAGNGKFEPDRAITREEIAVIFTNYAKATGYTLPVTRTAMTYADASSIGSAYKTAVTAMQQAGIMMGGTSNKFNPKASATRAEVSSMLSRYIKLTIDPTTAQGWAQGDAGQYVYYKDGKALTGTQTISGVKYFFNTDGILKTGWVKDGDNWRFYSGNIMLVGFWDLGANGDNKTYYFTKDGIMVAGKWLEIDGKWYYFYTDGSLAKSTKIDDYEVDANGMRKTK